The following coding sequences are from one Hippopotamus amphibius kiboko isolate mHipAmp2 chromosome 9, mHipAmp2.hap2, whole genome shotgun sequence window:
- the SOCS1 gene encoding suppressor of cytokine signaling 1, which produces MVAHNQVAADNAISTAAEPRRRPEPSSSSSSSPAAPARPRPCPAAPAATPGDTHFRTFRSHAEYRRITRASALLDACGFYWGPLSVHGAHERLRAEPVGTFLVRDSRQRNCFFALSVKMASGPTSIRVHFQAGRFHLDGSRESFDCLFELLEHYVAAPRCMLGAPLRQRRVRPLQELCRQRIVATVGRENLARIPLNPVLRDYLSSFPFQI; this is translated from the coding sequence ATGGTAGCACACAACCAGGTGGCAGCCGACAATGCAATCTCCACGGCAGCAGAGCCCCGACGGCGGCCagagccctcctcctcctcctcctcctcgcccgCGGCCCCGGCGCGCCCGCGGCCCTGCCCGGCGGCCCCGGCTGCGACCCCGGGCGACACGCACTTCCGCACGTTCCGCTCGCACGCCGAGTACCGGCGCATCACCCGAGCCAGCGCGCTCCTGGACGCCTGCGGCTTCTACTGGGGACCCCTGAGCGTGCACGGGGCGCACGAGCGGCTGCGTGCCGAGCCCGTGGGCACCTTTCTGGTGCGCGACAGCCGCCAGCGGAACTGCTTCTTCGCGCTCAGCGTGAAGATGGCCTCGGGCCCCACGAGTATCCGCGTGCACTTCCAGGCCGGCCGCTTCCACCTGGACGGCAGCCGCGAGAGCTTCGACTGCCTCTTCGAGCTGCTGGAGCACTACGTGGCGGCGCCGCGCTGCATGCTGGGGGCCCCGCTGCGCCAGCGCCGCGTGCGGCCGCTGCAGGAGCTGTGCCGCCAGCGCATCGTGGCCACCGTGGGCCGCGAGAACCTGGCGCGCATCCCCCTCAACCCCGTCCTCCGCGACTACCTGAGCTCCTTCCCCTTCCAGATCTGA